The genomic stretch GCGAGATACTAGTAGATGCCGTATGCATTGAATAATCGATACTTTTCTTGACTTCTCTGCGACTATGAGGGTTGATGGTTTGGCTTGTCCAATCACTCTGAATATGGCCAATAAGAGAGCTTTTGATAGAGGGTCGGTTACTTTGGGATCAGCAATTCCTTGGAGAACATTAAGTAGGACTAGGATATTCGCATCTGGCGGACTGCTGACTCAGATTGATATATGAGTACGAACCTTGATAAAACGAGGTGCAACGTACTTACCCAAACTTCTTCAAACAATTCAAAAGAGAAATGAGTGTGCTTTCGTTTACATTTGCATAGGATAATTCGTTCTTCAACCTATCATTGACCGTCTCGACAAAAACTGGATCCTAGATTAAGCAGGATTAATAAGCGCTTTCATGGAGTAGTAAGAAGAAATCACCGATCGAAAACTGCCCGTAAGTATCAATGCAGCTCGAGCTACAGATGTATCTGAATCATTTACGCTCCTAATAACTGCCCCGTGAATCCGATCCAACAAATTCTCGTTATATCCAGATAGGGCACGGAACACAAATAACGTACGACGTCTGACAGACGCGCTATATAGAGAGTTAAGGCATATATTAAGGGATGATGGCATTCAAAATACCAACTGATTATGCGAAATAAGTTCATACAACCGCGGCTGAACGGCTGGGATGATGTCCTCATTGGGTGATGTGATGAGATTGTCCAGGGCTAAGCATATATGCAGAATATCCTCAGATTCGAGGTCCTGGTGCAGGGTCAGAGTTGGTGTAAATATCCATGAAAATGGTAGTCTGACCTTCCTTAGGGTGTTGATGAGCATCAGCCTGAATGCATGATCCAAAGGCATGACTTCGGAACAGAACAAATACCCTGAGGAACAGTAAATAGATGTCACCCATAGAATAAGCAGAAAAAACCTAGACGCTTGTCCTCAATTTTGGTAGACACCTCTATGAGGTTGATTGCATGAGAGAAAGCAAAATCAAACGCGTCTTTTGCAAGAAATCCTGGTGTGACTGCGCTAGCACAGTACAACAAAATGACAAGGCATTCTTTGCATTTATCCTTGGTAGATAATAAGCTTACAGCTATGGAGATCATGAATCATGCGACTGACGAAGGAGAGTCGAGGGTGTGATAGTTGTGCCTCAAGTGACTTGATTTCCAAGGCTACATATTGATCTGCGAGGTGAACAGTGGGGGCGGATTCCACTTTGCGAACAATGGCGTAGTGAGCTCTGCTCAACGCGCCAGAAGAGTGAAATGGGACGTCCATGTGCAAAGTACGAGGTACAAAAACTTTTAGAAAAATGGTTTCCGAATGCCTATAGCCAAAAAGTCGAAGCCTGGTTCAATCTGCGCGGGCTGCAGTAAGTCAAGGTCTCGAGGAAAGGAGATGGTGCTTGCCTGGTTCTCTTCCCTGCTAATCATTAGCATAGAAGACCCCTAATTAAATATGTAGCATTTTAGTATTGGCATAACCTTACCTAGTATCAACGAATATGCTTATCGTGTGGCAAAATATAAGAGGATTTACAAGAGAGAAATACGAACTTGAAAGCAAACTCACTGTACTATGTCAGTACAGCACGTCAAGCCTCAGAAACGAAGCGCTGCCAGGCCGGTTGAGTCTTGACTAAAAGACCTTGACTCTGTTATGTAATCACAATCATGAACCTTGACTGTCACAGTGCCAGTATGAACTTGACCGATACTAGAGCACAACCTTAATGGTCGACTAGGGCATACCTCCTCCATTCACTGTATCTGAACACCAAATTGGGATCGTGAAACTTCAAGTTTCTCTTTGGGTCTCTCTCATCTAGATCAAGCCTAAACGTTGCACTTGTTACACTTTGTCCGCCGACTATGGTTTCTCCTAGTGCTGCTAAAGCCGCTGCTATCGCTGCCGCACACTCATTCAACAAACTTCTCAGTCAACCTAAAGCTGTATCAAAATCTCGTGCAACTGGGGAATTAGACGATGGTGTCAAGAAACTTCGTCGCATGATTCTTGTAGAGGGAATACCATCTGACATTGTGCGTCACTAACCTCCGAAGTTTGTTCTCAGACTATACCCATGCATCTATGCCTAGGACCCAACCTTACGCCCCCGAATCTGGAAAATACTACTACGAGTGAACGAACTATCTACGGACACGTACCTTGACTATGTTTCCCGTGGTCCATGTCAGGTTAGggaaaaaattagaaatgaCACGTTCAGGTATATGTCTTGCGCTTTACCTTTCCTCAATTCATGAACATATCATAGGACACTAGCAACCGATAAAGGGTTCAAAGAACGCGTGCGTGAAGATATGCTTGTTCGACTCCTCGATGCTTTCGTTTGGCGGAGTCATGGTGCGTTCACCAGCTCGTTCACCCTGTGTGTCCACATACGAAAAATTTCTACAGACAGACAAGACATGGATCAGCTAGGGTTCACGTACGTACAAGGCATGAACGTACTGGCGGCACCATTTCTTTACACCATGCCTTCTGAGATTGaagctttcttttgctttgcAAAATTTATCGAAGAATGTTGTCCGTTGTACGTTCAACCCACACTTGAAGGGGTGCACAGTGGTTTGAAGGTCTCTCAACTTGATTATCATTCACCATCACATTTTTTCACATTCAATTAGTTGCTTGACAGGTGTCTTCAATTTGTGGACCCAGAGCTGTTTGGATACCTCAGATCTAAAAATCTTTCGGCCGAGATTTATGCGTTTCCTTGTAAGTCGCTTTGTTTTTACTATTAAGATCTGATAACGGAGCCCATTGTAGCTGTATTGACATTGTGTGCTTGCACGCCACCTTTGGACCAAGTGTTGCTTTTATGGGACTTCTTGTTGGCCTTTGGGGTGCATTTGAATGTGTTATGTGTCATTGCTCAGCTGCTGCTAATGAGAGATGAAGTCATGGCTTCTCCGAGGTAAGTTATCTGGAGCTGTCTAATGCAATGTCATCACAATTTTGACCAGACAACCATGATTTAGCCCAATGCGACTTCTGCGAACATTTCCAGCGTTGGAAGCTGTTTCTGTTATAGGTATAGCTGTCACACTTGTGCGAGATCTTCCTGCAGAACTCTATGAGGAACTGGTCAAGCATCCTTTCGAAGTCCGAAACTCGATGGAGACGTAACTCGGTCATCAGTCCGGCGTCAAGCAGCTTGATATGTACTATTGTGTAAATACTTGTCCGTTTGCTTTCCTAGTTTTGCTATCGCCACACCGTATTAAATGTACAAATATTTGACTAGAAATACAAGAAATAATTTAGCAGCAATAATTCTATGAGCGTAACCTGAACTCAGATATCGACGTTGAGCGTAAACCTGACACTCTGGTTCGTGGgccacctccacctcttTCATCCTTATCTTCAATAATCCCGTCACAGTCAAGGGCATCACAATCAAGAATGCCACCACAGCACTCAGAACTCGAAGCAGGACTTGGAGTGCTGAAGGTGGTTGACAGATTTTGTGAGTGGGCAGAAATTGGAGGTCTATCGTCATCCATGAAAAGAAGTTTCCTTCCATGACCATGGGATCGATACGCCGGAGGAATGTCGCCGTCTAATGATTCTTGAGGTGAACCACGAATATTGTGTGTTTCCTCCATTCGAGATGCAATATTTACAACAGATTGTCCTCCAGCTGGCTCGTGGTTTTCAGCTGTAGCAAATGTTAATTGTTGAAATTTGGCCAAGGATGCGGTGGCAAGAGCGAGGTTTTGCATCAGTTCCTTGGACACTTCAATCTTCCATAAAATCGAAGCTGTGTCAGTGTGGATCATTGAAAAAAAGACCTAG from Psilocybe cubensis strain MGC-MH-2018 chromosome 2, whole genome shotgun sequence encodes the following:
- a CDS encoding Cell division control protein 16, giving the protein MVSPSAAKAAAIAAAHSFNKLLSQPKAVSKSRATGELDDGVKKLRRMILVEGIPSDIDPTLRPRIWKILLRVNELSTDTYLDYVSRGPCQVREKIRNDTFRTLATDKGFKERVREDMLVRLLDAFVWRSHDRQDMDQLGFTYVQGMNVLAAPFLYTMPSEIEAFFCFAKFIEECCPLYVQPTLEGVHSGLKLLDRCLQFVDPELFGYLRSKNLSAEIYAFPSVLTLCACTPPLDQVLLLWDFLLAFGVHLNVLCVIAQLLLMRDEVMASPSPMRLLRTFPALEAVSVIGIAVTLVRDLPAELYEELVKHPFEVRNSMET